In one Echinicola marina genomic region, the following are encoded:
- a CDS encoding TerB family tellurite resistance protein — protein sequence MKKQCLKFMLLGLMVMVPNLSQAQVGESAQLLLNVEKLSQFKQILNDMYKGYQTLSKGYNMVRDVASGNFSLHKAFIDGLSAVSPVVKRYHKVGQMIHYQKIIIEEYQRASRQFMARGNFNREELEYMALVYWNLLDMSARNMEELLLVITGGKLQMSDEERMAAIDRIFDEIKDRYVFVRVFNNEAAVLKLQRKREQGEINTLKDLQP from the coding sequence ATGAAAAAACAATGTTTAAAGTTTATGCTACTGGGCCTTATGGTTATGGTGCCCAATTTGAGCCAAGCTCAGGTGGGCGAATCTGCTCAGCTGCTGCTCAATGTGGAAAAGCTCAGCCAGTTCAAACAGATACTCAATGATATGTACAAGGGATACCAGACCCTGAGTAAGGGCTATAATATGGTCAGGGACGTGGCCTCAGGGAACTTCTCCCTGCACAAGGCCTTTATCGATGGGCTGTCAGCGGTCAGCCCAGTGGTCAAAAGGTACCATAAGGTAGGCCAGATGATCCACTATCAGAAGATCATTATTGAAGAATACCAAAGGGCCAGCAGGCAGTTCATGGCACGGGGAAACTTTAACAGGGAGGAACTGGAATACATGGCCCTGGTCTATTGGAACCTACTGGACATGAGTGCCCGGAACATGGAAGAACTGCTTCTGGTCATCACGGGTGGAAAGCTGCAGATGAGCGATGAGGAAAGGATGGCGGCAATTGACCGGATATTTGATGAGATAAAGGACCGCTATGTATTTGTGCGGGTATTCAACAATGAAGCCGCTGTGCTCAAGCTCCAGCGAAAAAGGGAACAGGGGGAAATCAATACCCTAAAAGATCTCCAGCCATGA
- the traK gene encoding conjugative transposon protein TraK, whose product MFNYFTNIETAFQHVKRFSLILSIGAILMALGSVWLSYRFQQQAAEKVYILMDGKVLEAMASDRKSNLKVEAREHVLRFHHHFFSLSPDEAQINGQLAKAFYLSDGSAQAAYQVLKEQGYYNRLVTGNIRQELSMDSIALDMSQRPYRFWFYGKQEITRPTSQLTRSLITRGALREVARSSHNPHGFLIEKWETLENRDIKIKKR is encoded by the coding sequence ATGTTCAATTACTTTACCAATATCGAAACGGCCTTCCAACATGTGAAGCGCTTTAGCCTGATCCTGTCCATTGGGGCGATCCTGATGGCCCTTGGAAGTGTGTGGCTATCCTACAGGTTCCAACAGCAGGCAGCTGAAAAGGTCTATATCCTTATGGACGGAAAGGTGCTGGAAGCTATGGCCTCAGACCGAAAATCCAACCTAAAAGTGGAAGCGCGGGAGCATGTGCTGCGCTTCCATCACCATTTCTTTTCTCTTTCCCCTGATGAAGCACAAATCAATGGGCAGTTGGCCAAGGCATTCTATCTCAGTGATGGTTCGGCACAGGCAGCCTATCAGGTACTCAAGGAACAGGGCTATTATAACCGCTTGGTCACCGGAAATATCCGGCAGGAGCTGAGCATGGACAGCATCGCCCTGGATATGTCCCAGCGGCCTTACCGCTTCTGGTTTTATGGCAAACAGGAAATTACCCGCCCCACTTCCCAACTGACCAGGAGCCTGATTACAAGGGGAGCCCTGAGGGAAGTGGCCAGGTCCAGCCATAATCCCCATGGCTTTTTGATCGAAAAATGGGAAACACTTGAAAACAGGGATATCAAAATCAAAAAAAGATGA
- the traJ gene encoding conjugative transposon protein TraJ, translating into MKYWLLILAMLVSFSASAQGVSGGEGGLHEVLDSLYDEMVPLAADLIGVARGIAGFAALFYIASRVWGHIARAESIDFYPLFRPFALGMAILLFANVLDVLNGVLSPLAKHTGSMVKGSNAAIERLLAEKQRAMEATEYWEMYVGESGSGDRDSWYEYTHPEGTEEGFWDGLGNDIQFAMEKASFNFSNSIKKWMSEVLEVLYQAAALCINTIRVFYLIILSILGPIVFGLSVFDGFQHTLTSWIARYINVYMWLPVANIFGAIIGRIQEKMIELDIGQIENAGKTFFSSTDTAYLIFLVIAIIGYFTVPSVANYIVYAAGRDTLLHKTSSMVTKGPTTAAKAMI; encoded by the coding sequence ATGAAGTATTGGCTATTGATACTTGCCATGTTGGTTTCTTTTTCTGCCTCGGCCCAAGGAGTCAGTGGTGGGGAGGGAGGACTGCATGAGGTACTGGATAGTTTATATGATGAGATGGTGCCCCTGGCGGCTGACCTGATAGGCGTGGCGAGGGGCATCGCAGGATTTGCGGCCCTTTTCTATATTGCCAGCAGGGTATGGGGCCATATCGCAAGGGCTGAATCCATAGACTTTTATCCACTGTTTAGACCTTTTGCCTTGGGCATGGCCATCCTGCTGTTCGCCAATGTATTGGATGTGCTCAATGGGGTCCTCAGTCCCCTTGCCAAGCATACCGGAAGTATGGTTAAGGGTTCAAATGCCGCCATAGAACGCCTTTTGGCAGAAAAACAAAGGGCCATGGAGGCCACCGAGTATTGGGAGATGTATGTAGGGGAAAGTGGCAGCGGTGACCGGGACAGCTGGTATGAATACACCCATCCTGAAGGAACGGAAGAAGGGTTCTGGGATGGTCTGGGCAATGATATACAGTTTGCCATGGAAAAGGCCTCCTTCAATTTCTCCAATTCCATTAAAAAGTGGATGAGCGAGGTCCTTGAAGTGCTTTATCAGGCAGCGGCCCTTTGTATCAATACCATCAGGGTCTTCTATTTGATCATCCTGTCCATATTGGGGCCCATTGTATTTGGCCTGTCAGTATTCGATGGTTTCCAGCATACGCTCACTTCCTGGATCGCCCGCTATATCAACGTGTACATGTGGCTCCCGGTGGCCAATATCTTTGGGGCCATTATAGGAAGGATCCAGGAAAAAATGATCGAATTGGATATAGGACAGATAGAAAATGCGGGAAAGACCTTTTTCTCATCCACCGATACGGCCTACCTGATCTTTTTGGTCATTGCCATCATCGGTTATTTCACGGTTCCTTCCGTGGCCAATTATATCGTCTATGCGGCGGGAAGGGATACGCTATTGCACAAAACCAGCAGCATGGTAACCAAAGGTCCTACCACTGCTGCCAAAGCCATGATCTGA
- a CDS encoding DUF4138 domain-containing protein, with amino-acid sequence MKKRINLILMSYCLLAVNVMAQEPLTAVKPLSHEAMIKAYPVNVGWDHTTALVFPAQVLSVDRGHAQVLAKVDGKAPNLLLLKAGKRDFVTTNLHVVTADARLYHLRISYNETLKGSSINMAEQAKAAPKALQLKDYPVDKDKLEGLAASVFGEDGFLNKTCREFKIRARLKGIYQSHGLLFFKLEFKNNSSLAYAPEKPIISIKDKKQAKHTSLKEEFMEPLLWKWENGNGLEGHGENTLVLAFPQFTISDQKQVQILLREENGDRDLSLIIRDKDILKVRDL; translated from the coding sequence ATGAAAAAGAGAATCAATTTGATTTTAATGTCTTATTGCCTTTTGGCGGTAAATGTAATGGCACAGGAGCCATTGACAGCGGTGAAACCATTATCCCATGAAGCCATGATAAAGGCCTATCCTGTAAATGTGGGATGGGACCATACCACGGCCTTGGTATTTCCCGCACAGGTATTGAGCGTCGACAGGGGCCATGCGCAGGTATTGGCCAAAGTGGACGGGAAAGCACCCAATTTATTATTGCTCAAGGCAGGAAAGCGGGATTTTGTAACCACCAATCTCCATGTAGTGACCGCTGATGCAAGATTGTACCACCTAAGGATCAGCTATAATGAGACCTTGAAAGGAAGTTCCATCAATATGGCCGAGCAGGCAAAAGCTGCCCCAAAGGCATTGCAGCTCAAAGACTATCCTGTGGACAAGGATAAACTGGAGGGATTGGCAGCTTCGGTGTTTGGGGAAGATGGATTTTTAAACAAAACCTGCAGAGAATTTAAAATAAGGGCAAGACTGAAAGGAATCTATCAAAGCCATGGGCTTTTGTTCTTTAAGCTGGAATTTAAGAACAACTCATCATTGGCCTATGCCCCTGAAAAACCGATTATCTCCATAAAGGATAAAAAACAGGCCAAGCATACTTCCTTAAAAGAGGAATTTATGGAGCCTCTGCTCTGGAAATGGGAAAATGGGAATGGCTTGGAAGGCCATGGAGAAAATACCTTGGTGCTGGCATTTCCCCAATTCACGATATCGGACCAAAAGCAGGTCCAGATCCTATTACGAGAGGAAAACGGCGACAGGGACCTATCCCTTATTATCAGGGACAAGGACATTCTAAAAGTCAGGGATTTATAA
- the traM gene encoding conjugative transposon protein TraM, whose protein sequence is MKTINTKQRIILLVLPLFVLPFILAFSWAKQEWSTDGPQQELRLNTALSQAQLEERSLNKMELYQLREKETKRQRELIRMDPYLKEKEDERKENELATKTGLMGLGLEEKESDLMEKLEQLQGQLNTTRTEAVPVAAKTVRQDFTQEKPETDLSQDVRELEALMDRMQPSGPDPELQQLEGMLDKILDVQHPERVAERYREKQLENPRFQVNPMAKAKQKTKEIAPSQNGFYGLEEGPVMEQEVDKAMVAELAESTVIQGSGRVKIKLLEAVEVNGLDLKRGSTLYGMAKQEGNRVALTISAIRSGKSIIPVALEGHDFDGMPGIPISGNFRQEIQTGAGDALINGMPSMNAGMSFGDQMASAGVSAAKGLFRKQQKSAKITLKAGHPILLVNQSSI, encoded by the coding sequence ATGAAAACGATCAACACTAAACAACGCATCATTTTATTGGTCCTGCCCCTGTTTGTACTGCCTTTTATACTGGCATTTTCATGGGCAAAGCAGGAATGGTCCACAGATGGACCTCAGCAGGAACTTCGGTTGAATACAGCACTTTCACAGGCCCAATTGGAAGAAAGGAGCCTGAACAAAATGGAGCTTTACCAGCTAAGGGAGAAGGAAACCAAAAGGCAAAGGGAGTTGATCAGGATGGATCCTTATTTAAAGGAAAAGGAAGATGAAAGGAAAGAAAATGAATTGGCCACCAAGACAGGTCTGATGGGACTGGGCTTGGAGGAAAAGGAATCCGATTTAATGGAAAAACTGGAACAGTTACAGGGACAACTGAATACTACCCGGACAGAAGCGGTACCAGTAGCAGCAAAAACTGTTCGTCAGGATTTTACCCAGGAAAAGCCCGAAACTGATCTTTCACAGGATGTCAGAGAACTGGAAGCCTTGATGGACCGCATGCAGCCCAGCGGCCCTGATCCGGAACTGCAACAATTGGAGGGAATGCTTGACAAGATCCTCGATGTGCAGCATCCAGAAAGGGTAGCCGAAAGGTACCGGGAGAAACAACTTGAAAATCCTCGATTTCAGGTGAACCCTATGGCAAAAGCGAAACAGAAAACAAAGGAAATTGCTCCTTCCCAGAACGGTTTTTATGGACTGGAGGAAGGACCTGTCATGGAACAAGAAGTTGATAAGGCCATGGTAGCTGAACTGGCGGAAAGCACGGTCATTCAGGGAAGCGGAAGGGTGAAGATAAAGCTTTTGGAAGCTGTCGAGGTCAATGGATTGGATTTAAAGAGGGGTAGTACTTTGTATGGAATGGCCAAGCAAGAGGGCAATAGGGTAGCCCTGACCATATCAGCCATCCGATCGGGGAAAAGTATTATTCCAGTGGCCTTGGAAGGCCATGATTTTGACGGCATGCCAGGGATCCCCATCAGTGGGAATTTCAGGCAGGAAATCCAGACAGGAGCAGGAGACGCATTGATAAACGGAATGCCAAGCATGAATGCCGGAATGAGCTTCGGAGACCAAATGGCCTCAGCAGGCGTATCGGCAGCAAAGGGCCTTTTCCGAAAGCAACAAAAGTCTGCCAAGATCACCCTAAAGGCAGGCCACCCCATTTTACTGGTCAACCAATCTAGCATATAA